CTTCTCTTCATCCCTTTAGGGAATGACTCTTCTATCGGAATTAACGTTGACTTTCTTGATTTAGTTTTCAATGTTCTATTTTGTCTCACAAGAATTAATTATACAGAAATCAAAATTGTTTTTCAAGTGTTAATTTTGTTTTTTAAAAATTAATTTCATCAAATGTAATCTTTGTCCTTTATTTGATGATTCCTTTGTGAGTGCATAAATTATTTTACACGATATCGCCATTGTCTTCAAGACCTAATTTACATTTAATTAATATTTTTAATTTCAATGTTTCGTCTCAAATTAGCGACTTAATTAATATATCAAATATTCTAATCCTGGTCAATCATTTGTTTAATATTTATTTACTTTATATATATGTGTATTGATTTTATTTATTGATTCATTGTCAATTCAAATTAACTTTAGTATTCTTATCTTATTAACTAGAGGTGATTATATGAAGAAAAATAGTAAAATTAATAGAATAAGAGGTTGGGCATTAGCGTTAGTCTTTATTGGTATGATAATAATGTACATTGGTGTCTTCTTCAGACAATATCCCATTGTATTTTCAATCTTTTTGATTATCGGTTTTATTCCTATTATTTTGAGCTTTATTGTCTACTTTTGGATTGGTATGTTAAGTACTAAAACGATACAAGTTAAATGTCCACACTGTGAACACTATACAAAAATGCTTGGACGTGCAGATATATGTTCAAATTGTAATGAAGCTATCACAATTGATCCAGAGCTTGACGGTAAGGAATTCAATGAAGATTACAACAATAGAAGAAAGCGTGAAAAATTACTTCAAGAAGATGAAAATAAAATCAATTAAAAAAACTGTTCCAATTAATTGGAACAGTTTTTTTAAGATTTACTAGTATTCTCTGCACATTCTGGACACAGTCCATAAACTTCCATTCTGTGATGTGTAATATCAAAATTAGTCACATGTTTTGCAAGTGTTTCTACTTCATTCAATGCTGGATAATTAAAGTCTGTAATTTTACCACACTCAGTACAAATAACGTGATAATGAGCTGATGTAATAAAATCGAATCTGCTCGATGCATCACCGTATGGCAATTCATTAACTAACCCAGTATCTTTAAATAATCTTAAATTATTATATATAGTTGCGACACTAATATTCGGGAACTCATCGACGAGTGCTTTATAAATATCATCTGCTGTCGGATGATCATCAGATTTAATCATGTAATTTAATACCGCTTGT
The DNA window shown above is from Abyssicoccus albus and carries:
- the perR gene encoding peroxide-responsive transcriptional repressor PerR; the protein is MHHTTEHDILKESIHKLRETGVRITPQRQAVLNYMIKSDDHPTADDIYKALVDEFPNISVATIYNNLRLFKDTGLVNELPYGDASSRFDFITSAHYHVICTECGKITDFNYPALNEVETLAKHVTNFDITHHRMEVYGLCPECAENTSKS
- a CDS encoding YgzB family protein codes for the protein MKKNSKINRIRGWALALVFIGMIIMYIGVFFRQYPIVFSIFLIIGFIPIILSFIVYFWIGMLSTKTIQVKCPHCEHYTKMLGRADICSNCNEAITIDPELDGKEFNEDYNNRRKREKLLQEDENKIN